One Acidobacteriota bacterium DNA window includes the following coding sequences:
- a CDS encoding prolyl oligopeptidase family serine peptidase: MIASRRPRRLVFLVVFGLALVPLLMRAQPAAPKPIALEDYAKIKRIAGAAISTDGKWMLYTVTPNDGDGTLYVKALDSDKVYEVPRGTGASFSDNAQWIGYFIAPPATTGRGGRGSGGRGGRQPAQGATADAETAPARIFEVLELATGTRKTYPSVGSFAFSPDGEWLLMRPQAAGAAPAAGTAGGRGGRGGTGAGGDTADSNAPGTDLLMRHLASGNQRYVGNVGTYTFDDAGKQLAYTVRGQQRLGNGVYVMTLASGEQRMLDAADADYDQLVWSAQGANLAVLRGDKPKGKMQRDNALLSWNNVGTPQMKAATFDPAKGSSLPSGMVISEFTAPKWSTDGARVLVGLKAQDDEKTPSTEPQANVDVWHWRDDDPQSVQIVQLNQERRSTKAAILDVVSGSIRQIADDDMKTITPADDLQWAIGRVDTPYRGQVEWGASKSDIYRVSLLNGVRTLVEPGLSRTMGFSPDGKWFLYLKSGHVYSYEMATGKKTVIDGGRSFVNAEDDHDYEKPVYGVAGFTADGASALLYDRYDVWALPLAGGSISNLTKGEGAKQEVRYRVTQLGRAGGGGRGGGGRGGGAAAEPIDLSKAVLLSAFGEYTKKSGYSEIGPGQSPSPLIWADKAVGAPIAAKNADRILFTEQTFNQYPNYWVADKRFTAPRQVTDAEPDLFKQFTWGTKKLVDYKNSKGQRLQATLTLPAGYEPGKKYPMLVYFYELMSDTHHTFSFPVYDDRPHMSTYASNGYLVLQPDVRYEIGKPGSSALDCVTSAVKKVIELGYADPAHIGLQGHSWGGYESSFILTQTDIFAAVVTGAPPTDLTSFYGTLYRSTGTIQQGITEVGQVRMGAGATPWSARELFESQSPVHNAPKIKTPFMILHGTADGSVDAGQGLEFYAAARRLGKQVILLSYPDESHHLAKKENQKDFQVRMRQFFDHYLKGTPAPLWMTDGVPQVKKGLDPTIIAPPKK; encoded by the coding sequence ATGATTGCTTCCCGTCGCCCTCGCCGTCTCGTCTTCCTCGTTGTTTTCGGTCTCGCGTTGGTGCCGCTGCTGATGCGCGCGCAGCCGGCCGCGCCGAAGCCCATTGCGCTCGAGGACTACGCGAAGATTAAGCGCATCGCCGGCGCCGCGATATCGACAGACGGCAAGTGGATGCTCTACACGGTGACGCCGAATGACGGCGATGGCACGCTCTACGTGAAGGCGCTCGACAGCGACAAGGTCTACGAGGTGCCGCGGGGGACCGGCGCGTCGTTCTCTGATAACGCACAGTGGATCGGCTATTTCATCGCACCGCCCGCAACGACCGGCCGCGGCGGTCGGGGCTCGGGCGGGCGCGGCGGCCGGCAGCCGGCTCAGGGCGCGACCGCCGACGCCGAGACGGCCCCCGCGCGGATCTTCGAAGTGCTCGAACTCGCGACCGGCACCAGGAAGACGTACCCGTCGGTGGGCAGCTTCGCCTTCTCGCCTGATGGCGAATGGCTGCTGATGCGCCCGCAAGCCGCCGGGGCGGCGCCTGCCGCCGGAACGGCTGGAGGCCGTGGTGGCCGCGGCGGCACGGGTGCTGGCGGGGACACCGCCGACAGCAACGCGCCAGGCACAGACCTGTTGATGCGGCACCTGGCGTCCGGCAACCAGCGCTACGTCGGCAACGTGGGCACGTACACCTTCGATGACGCCGGCAAGCAGTTGGCCTATACGGTGCGCGGCCAACAGCGCCTGGGCAACGGTGTATACGTCATGACGCTCGCCAGCGGCGAGCAGCGGATGCTCGACGCGGCTGACGCAGACTACGACCAGCTTGTCTGGAGCGCCCAGGGGGCGAACCTCGCCGTACTGCGCGGGGACAAGCCGAAGGGCAAGATGCAACGCGACAATGCGCTGCTCTCGTGGAACAACGTCGGCACGCCGCAGATGAAGGCCGCAACGTTCGATCCCGCCAAGGGGTCGTCGTTGCCCTCGGGCATGGTGATCAGTGAATTCACCGCGCCCAAATGGAGCACCGACGGAGCCCGAGTGCTGGTCGGTCTGAAGGCGCAGGATGACGAGAAGACGCCATCGACCGAACCGCAGGCCAACGTGGACGTGTGGCACTGGAGAGACGACGACCCGCAGTCGGTGCAGATCGTCCAGCTGAATCAGGAACGACGATCGACGAAGGCGGCCATCCTCGACGTGGTGTCGGGCTCCATCCGCCAGATCGCCGATGACGACATGAAGACGATCACGCCAGCCGACGATCTGCAGTGGGCGATTGGCCGCGTCGACACCCCGTACAGGGGACAGGTCGAGTGGGGCGCGAGCAAGAGCGATATCTACCGCGTGAGCCTCTTGAATGGCGTTCGCACGCTCGTCGAGCCCGGGTTGTCCCGGACGATGGGCTTTTCCCCGGACGGGAAGTGGTTTCTGTATCTGAAGAGCGGCCACGTCTATTCGTACGAGATGGCGACTGGGAAGAAGACAGTCATCGACGGCGGTCGCAGCTTCGTGAACGCCGAAGACGACCACGACTACGAGAAGCCCGTGTACGGCGTCGCCGGATTCACGGCGGATGGGGCGTCAGCGCTGCTGTACGACCGCTACGACGTGTGGGCGCTGCCGCTCGCGGGAGGATCGATCTCCAACCTGACGAAGGGCGAGGGCGCAAAGCAGGAGGTGCGATACCGTGTGACCCAGCTCGGCCGTGCGGGTGGCGGCGGGCGAGGCGGCGGCGGCCGTGGCGGCGGTGCTGCGGCGGAGCCGATCGATCTCAGCAAGGCCGTGCTGTTGTCGGCCTTCGGCGAGTACACGAAGAAATCGGGCTACTCGGAGATTGGGCCGGGCCAGTCGCCTTCGCCGCTTATCTGGGCCGACAAGGCCGTCGGCGCGCCGATTGCGGCGAAGAACGCCGACAGAATCCTGTTCACCGAGCAGACGTTCAACCAGTACCCGAACTACTGGGTCGCAGACAAGCGGTTTACGGCACCCCGGCAGGTCACCGACGCCGAGCCGGACCTCTTCAAGCAGTTCACCTGGGGAACCAAGAAGCTCGTTGACTACAAGAACAGCAAGGGACAGCGCCTGCAGGCCACGCTGACGCTGCCGGCCGGGTACGAACCCGGCAAGAAGTACCCGATGCTCGTGTATTTCTACGAGCTGATGTCCGACACGCACCACACCTTCTCGTTTCCGGTCTATGACGATCGGCCGCACATGTCGACCTACGCGAGCAACGGCTATCTCGTGCTCCAGCCGGACGTCAGGTACGAGATTGGCAAGCCGGGATCGTCGGCGCTCGACTGCGTCACGAGCGCCGTGAAGAAGGTGATCGAGCTGGGCTACGCCGATCCGGCGCACATCGGCCTGCAGGGCCACAGCTGGGGCGGCTACGAGTCATCGTTCATCCTCACGCAGACCGACATCTTCGCGGCCGTCGTCACAGGGGCGCCGCCGACCGATCTCACGAGCTTCTACGGCACGCTGTACCGGTCGACCGGTACCATTCAGCAGGGCATCACCGAGGTCGGGCAGGTGCGAATGGGCGCGGGCGCCACCCCGTGGTCGGCGCGCGAGCTGTTCGAAAGCCAGTCGCCCGTGCACAACGCGCCGAAAATCAAGACACCGTTCATGATTCTTCACGGCACAGCCGATGGTTCTGTGGATGCCGGGCAGGGCTTGGAATTCTACGCGGCCGCCCGGCGCCTAGGCAAGCAGGTGATTCTGCTCTCGTATCCCGACGAGTCGCATCACCTGGCGAAGAAGGAGAATCAGAAGGACTTCCAGGTCCGGATGCGGCAGTTCTTCGACCACTACCTCAAAGGCACTCCGGCGCCGCTGTGGATGACTGACGGTGTGCCGCAGGTGAAGAAGGGACTCGACCCGACGATTATCGCGCCGCCTAAGAAATGA
- a CDS encoding long-chain fatty acid--CoA ligase, whose translation MTAPSSAHDDVRTIAALPFHVAARHDRAALIRRCEGDRFVGFSGREFLEHIRAFSLGLQALGVRAGDRVGIVCESRPEWSVADLAILTARAITVPVYPTLSATQTHFILDDAGASVVIVSDAIQLAKLQEAAPSLPRLHTVIVVVAPTPAPEFSGGGPAILTMADVVADGRRQLLQDPGLEARYETEARRVAPSDIATIIYTSGTTGAPKGVVLTHDNIMSNVVATNAVLKVTASDVALSLLPLSHVFERTVMYLYLFAGASIVFAESLATVARDLGRAAPTIMTGAPRVFEKFHHAALDSVATAPPFKRRLFAWAVGVGRLSSQARIEHRRPSWFTTIQAPLADALVLRKLRSRTGGRIRAMVSGSAPLARTTAEFFHAVGLPILEGYGLTESAPVITVNPPHAPRLGTVGPAVPGVEMRIAADGEILARGPNIMQGYYNRPNETAAALVDGWLHTGDIGRIDADGYLSITDRKKDLIITSGGKNIAPQPIQLRLKASPLVSDAIIIGDRRRFPAALIVPDFVAVEASLREQGAPSGTREQLVTRPDVHALFQRLLDQINMELAQFERIKRFALLPAEMTIEGGELTPTLKLRRSVVEERCAAVIEQLYATREPAVS comes from the coding sequence ATGACCGCGCCATCAAGCGCCCACGACGACGTTCGCACCATTGCCGCACTGCCGTTTCACGTGGCGGCGCGGCACGACAGGGCTGCGCTCATACGCCGCTGCGAGGGCGACCGGTTCGTGGGGTTCTCGGGCCGCGAGTTTCTGGAACACATCCGGGCGTTCAGCCTCGGCCTGCAGGCGCTCGGTGTCCGCGCCGGCGATCGCGTCGGCATCGTGTGCGAGAGCCGGCCCGAATGGAGCGTAGCCGATCTGGCCATCCTCACGGCGCGGGCGATCACGGTTCCGGTGTATCCGACGCTGTCGGCCACCCAGACGCACTTCATCCTGGACGATGCGGGCGCCAGCGTGGTGATCGTCTCCGACGCGATCCAGCTGGCGAAACTCCAGGAGGCCGCCCCGAGCCTGCCCCGGCTTCACACGGTGATCGTCGTTGTGGCGCCGACACCGGCGCCCGAATTCTCTGGCGGCGGGCCGGCGATTCTGACGATGGCTGACGTGGTCGCGGACGGGCGCCGGCAATTGCTGCAGGATCCCGGACTCGAGGCGCGCTACGAGACGGAGGCCCGCCGCGTCGCGCCTTCCGACATTGCGACCATCATCTATACGTCGGGAACCACCGGAGCGCCCAAAGGCGTGGTGCTCACGCACGACAACATCATGTCGAACGTCGTCGCCACCAATGCGGTGCTCAAAGTGACGGCCTCGGATGTGGCGTTGTCGCTTCTGCCGCTGAGCCACGTGTTCGAGCGCACGGTGATGTATCTCTACCTGTTTGCGGGCGCGTCGATCGTGTTTGCCGAGTCGCTGGCGACGGTCGCACGGGATCTTGGCCGTGCCGCCCCGACGATCATGACCGGCGCGCCGCGTGTGTTCGAGAAGTTTCACCACGCCGCGCTCGACAGTGTGGCCACGGCTCCGCCGTTCAAGCGGCGGCTGTTCGCCTGGGCGGTAGGCGTCGGGAGATTGAGCAGTCAGGCGAGGATCGAGCACCGGAGGCCCTCGTGGTTTACGACGATTCAGGCGCCGCTGGCGGACGCACTGGTGTTGCGCAAGCTCCGAAGCAGGACTGGGGGCCGCATCCGGGCGATGGTGTCTGGCAGCGCGCCGCTGGCGCGCACGACGGCGGAGTTCTTTCACGCCGTCGGTCTGCCGATCCTCGAGGGCTACGGTCTGACCGAGAGCGCGCCGGTCATTACGGTCAATCCACCGCACGCTCCACGACTGGGGACCGTGGGCCCAGCCGTCCCCGGGGTCGAGATGCGGATCGCCGCCGACGGGGAGATTCTCGCGCGCGGCCCGAACATCATGCAGGGGTACTACAACCGGCCGAACGAGACCGCCGCCGCGCTGGTTGACGGCTGGCTGCACACCGGGGACATCGGCCGGATCGACGCGGACGGGTACCTCTCGATTACCGACCGCAAGAAGGATCTGATCATCACGTCTGGCGGCAAGAACATCGCACCACAGCCCATCCAGCTGCGGCTGAAGGCGAGTCCGCTTGTGTCAGACGCGATCATCATCGGCGATCGGCGCAGGTTTCCTGCGGCGCTGATTGTGCCGGATTTCGTCGCGGTCGAAGCCTCGCTGCGGGAACAAGGCGCGCCGTCTGGCACGCGCGAACAACTGGTCACGCGCCCCGACGTGCACGCACTGTTCCAGCGGCTGCTCGATCAGATCAACATGGAACTCGCGCAGTTCGAGAGGATCAAGCGATTTGCGCTGTTGCCGGCCGAGATGACGATCGAAGGCGGCGAACTGACGCCCACGCTGAAGCTGCGCCGATCCGTGGTTGAAGAGCGATGCGCAGCCGTCATCGAGCAACTCTACGCCACGCGCGAGCCCGCGGTCAGCTGA
- a CDS encoding ChaN family lipoprotein encodes MSTRSIVALILVLMLGVPAIAAAQDSSWRLKIGDPARKDRDVALVLDGIIDTAAGKTLTASELAAKLDDVKVVFIGESHTDIAFHRVQLQVIEELQKRGRDVLVGLEMYPYTEQASLDVWNQGKQSEKDFVAASKWYKNWGYHWHYYRDIFLFARDKGMKMFAVNTPREVVTAVRKKGFQNLTPEEAARIPSKVDTSSEEHKQLFRAFFAGDDTLMHTMSGAMFDGMFAAQCTWDASMGYNAVQALKTFGGPRSVMVVLIGSGHVAYGLGIQRQAALWFDGKMASIIPVAVTDGRDRPMGRIQASYADYLWGLPQEDDPVYPSLGLSTRDNKGEAPLEVIDVPKDSVAGLAGFKVGDVLQAIDGTPLKSRELMNTLMAEKRWADAAVFTVVRGSETITLTAVFRRTLPAAVK; translated from the coding sequence ATGTCAACGCGATCGATTGTCGCTCTGATTCTTGTGCTGATGCTCGGCGTGCCGGCCATCGCGGCCGCTCAGGACTCCTCGTGGCGCTTGAAGATTGGCGACCCGGCGCGAAAGGACCGTGACGTCGCCCTGGTCCTCGACGGCATCATCGACACGGCGGCCGGCAAGACGCTGACGGCCAGCGAACTGGCCGCGAAGCTCGATGATGTGAAGGTCGTGTTCATCGGCGAAAGCCACACCGACATCGCCTTCCACCGCGTGCAGCTGCAGGTCATCGAGGAACTGCAGAAGCGCGGACGCGATGTTCTGGTCGGCCTCGAGATGTACCCCTATACCGAGCAGGCGTCGCTCGATGTCTGGAATCAGGGCAAGCAGAGTGAGAAGGACTTCGTCGCCGCGTCGAAGTGGTACAAGAACTGGGGTTATCACTGGCACTACTACCGCGACATCTTCCTGTTTGCGCGCGACAAGGGGATGAAGATGTTCGCCGTGAATACGCCCCGCGAGGTGGTGACGGCTGTTCGGAAGAAGGGATTCCAGAATCTGACCCCCGAAGAGGCGGCGCGCATCCCGTCGAAGGTCGATACGTCGAGCGAGGAACACAAGCAGCTGTTCCGTGCCTTCTTCGCGGGCGACGACACCCTGATGCACACGATGAGCGGCGCGATGTTCGACGGCATGTTCGCCGCGCAGTGCACGTGGGATGCCTCCATGGGGTACAACGCCGTGCAGGCGCTGAAGACATTCGGGGGACCCAGAAGCGTGATGGTCGTGCTGATTGGTTCGGGCCACGTCGCCTACGGGCTGGGCATCCAGCGTCAGGCCGCGCTCTGGTTCGACGGCAAGATGGCGTCGATTATTCCCGTGGCGGTCACCGATGGCCGGGACCGGCCGATGGGCAGAATTCAGGCCTCCTACGCGGACTACCTGTGGGGGTTGCCGCAGGAGGACGACCCGGTGTATCCGTCGCTCGGCCTGTCGACGCGCGACAACAAGGGCGAGGCGCCGCTCGAAGTGATCGACGTGCCAAAGGACTCCGTTGCGGGCCTCGCCGGATTCAAGGTGGGCGACGTGCTGCAGGCGATCGACGGCACGCCGCTCAAGAGCCGGGAGCTCATGAACACGCTGATGGCGGAGAAGCGGTGGGCGGACGCCGCGGTGTTCACGGTGGTGCGGGGCAGCGAGACCATCACGTTGACGGCGGTCTTTCGACGGACGCTGCCCGCGGCAGTCAAGTAG
- a CDS encoding D-2-hydroxyacid dehydrogenase, producing the protein MQVLVAIYSPSEAWTIPPSFVDVLRRRFPGVVFSHAEDHADLIRLLPEADVAFTSVLTPRALELAPRLKWVHSSAVGVGSMLFPAMVASPVVLTNSRGMSAASVAEHAIALMLAALRRLPETIRAQDGRQWIQPQLSGLPMLDGRTLGIVGLGAIGCRVARIGSAIGMTVVGTRRETDWPVPEGVAEALGPSDLPRLLEASDVVVLSAPLTAETRGMIGRSEFARMKRTAWLINVARGKLVQEDALVDALRSGTIAGAALDVFEHEPLDQASPLWAMPNVIVTPHVAGFRADYWEAAVDLFSDNLRRYLAGEALLNVVDKRAGY; encoded by the coding sequence ATGCAGGTACTCGTCGCGATTTACAGCCCGAGTGAGGCGTGGACGATCCCGCCATCCTTCGTCGATGTGTTGCGGCGGAGGTTTCCAGGCGTGGTGTTCTCGCACGCCGAAGATCACGCCGACCTGATTCGGCTGCTCCCCGAGGCCGACGTCGCCTTCACGTCGGTGCTCACGCCGCGGGCCCTTGAGCTGGCGCCACGCCTCAAGTGGGTTCACAGTTCGGCCGTCGGCGTCGGCAGCATGCTGTTTCCCGCGATGGTGGCCAGCCCGGTCGTGCTGACCAATTCGCGCGGCATGAGCGCGGCATCCGTCGCCGAGCACGCGATCGCGCTGATGCTGGCAGCATTGCGCAGGCTGCCAGAGACGATCCGCGCGCAGGACGGGCGGCAGTGGATTCAGCCTCAGCTGTCCGGCCTGCCCATGCTCGACGGACGGACGCTGGGCATCGTCGGCCTGGGTGCGATCGGCTGCCGGGTTGCCCGAATCGGATCGGCGATCGGGATGACGGTCGTCGGCACGCGCCGCGAAACCGACTGGCCCGTACCGGAGGGTGTCGCCGAGGCGCTCGGGCCTTCGGACCTTCCGAGACTGCTGGAAGCATCCGACGTCGTCGTCCTGTCAGCCCCGCTCACGGCGGAGACGCGTGGGATGATCGGCCGGTCCGAGTTCGCCCGGATGAAGCGTACGGCGTGGCTGATTAACGTCGCGCGCGGGAAACTGGTGCAGGAAGACGCGCTGGTCGACGCCCTGCGCTCCGGCACGATTGCCGGCGCGGCGCTCGACGTGTTCGAGCACGAGCCGCTGGATCAGGCCAGCCCCTTGTGGGCGATGCCGAATGTGATCGTGACGCCGCACGTGGCCGGTTTTCGCGCGGACTACTGGGAGGCCGCCGTCGATTTGTTCAGCGATAACCTGCGGAGATATCTGGCGGGCGAAGCGCTCCTGAATGTGGTGGACAAACGCGCCGGGTATTGA
- a CDS encoding NADH-quinone oxidoreductase subunit I, with product MIRPLIVGFATTLKHIFKKPITVNYPDQKVPMFPKYRGKQVLMRDENGLEKCVACGLCAVACPSDAIYLEAAENDGSVAAGPRFASTYQIHKTRCIFCGYCEEACPVSAIFMGKDYELAVYTKNDFIWDKQDLLVPARAAAR from the coding sequence ATGATTCGTCCGCTGATTGTCGGTTTCGCGACGACGCTGAAACACATCTTCAAGAAACCAATCACGGTGAACTATCCGGACCAGAAGGTCCCGATGTTTCCGAAATATCGCGGCAAGCAGGTGCTGATGCGCGACGAGAACGGTCTCGAGAAATGTGTCGCATGCGGCCTGTGCGCCGTCGCCTGTCCGTCGGACGCCATCTACCTCGAGGCGGCCGAAAACGACGGGAGCGTGGCCGCGGGCCCGAGATTCGCCAGCACGTACCAGATCCATAAGACCCGATGCATCTTCTGCGGCTACTGCGAAGAAGCGTGCCCGGTGTCGGCGATCTTCATGGGCAAAGACTACGAACTGGCGGTCTACACCAAGAACGACTTCATCTGGGACAAGCAGGACCTGCTCGTGCCTGCCCGGGCGGCTGCTCGCTAG
- a CDS encoding methyltransferase domain-containing protein translates to MEKFHVLGEFVRKPTSVGAVAESSWRLAELITDAAGLERAKVVVEFGPGTGAFTEVILRKLDPGAMFFAIEANASFAAATRKRCPGVRVFHASAVSVRERLHECGQTSCDCIISGLPFSSFSPAQQDEMLAAVHDSLSPGGRFVTFAYLGGLAWPLGRRFRSRLRAQFSEVSSTRTIWRNIPPAFVYRTVK, encoded by the coding sequence ATGGAGAAATTTCACGTTCTGGGCGAGTTCGTGCGAAAGCCGACGTCGGTTGGGGCTGTCGCCGAGAGCTCCTGGCGCCTGGCCGAGCTCATCACCGATGCCGCCGGGCTCGAGCGGGCCAAGGTCGTAGTGGAGTTTGGCCCGGGAACCGGGGCCTTCACCGAGGTGATCCTGCGTAAGCTCGACCCCGGCGCGATGTTCTTCGCGATTGAGGCGAATGCATCGTTTGCGGCTGCCACGCGCAAGCGCTGCCCCGGTGTCCGGGTGTTTCACGCCTCCGCGGTCTCCGTGCGCGAGCGCCTCCACGAGTGCGGCCAGACCTCGTGCGACTGCATCATCTCGGGGCTGCCGTTCTCGTCGTTCTCTCCTGCGCAGCAGGACGAGATGCTGGCGGCCGTCCATGATTCGCTCAGTCCTGGCGGGCGGTTCGTCACGTTCGCCTACCTCGGCGGTCTGGCCTGGCCGTTGGGGCGGCGCTTCCGGAGCCGCTTGCGCGCGCAATTCTCCGAGGTGTCATCCACCCGGACGATCTGGCGCAACATCCCGCCTGCCTTCGTCTACCGCACCGTCAAGTAG
- the lepB gene encoding signal peptidase I, whose product MVQPEFPTEDERRRAGGESSEPVFDQTAPGAPGTVDLYSDPHPIDPPAFSAPVWPQTPPAGAGPARPGKLAMFREELFAWVRTLASAAVYATLIVTFGFQVARVEGQSMAPTLADQDRLIVNKFIYRMSAPRKGDIVMLYYPINPDKSFVKRVIAEEGDTVRISDGRVYVNDVRLDDSYVPSEYRSHDDWGPQVIAEGYYFVMGDHRNNSSDSRHWGLVPKKYIIGKVQVRWWPVPAARVF is encoded by the coding sequence TTGGTTCAGCCGGAATTTCCAACTGAGGATGAGAGACGCCGGGCGGGCGGCGAATCCAGTGAGCCGGTCTTCGACCAGACGGCTCCGGGCGCACCTGGAACTGTCGATCTCTACAGTGACCCGCATCCGATAGACCCGCCTGCGTTCTCGGCACCGGTCTGGCCTCAGACGCCCCCGGCCGGCGCCGGGCCCGCCCGGCCCGGCAAGCTGGCGATGTTTCGCGAAGAGTTGTTCGCGTGGGTCAGGACGCTCGCTTCGGCGGCCGTGTACGCCACGCTGATCGTGACCTTCGGATTCCAGGTCGCCCGAGTGGAGGGCCAGAGCATGGCGCCGACGCTCGCCGACCAGGACCGCTTGATCGTCAACAAGTTCATCTACCGCATGAGCGCGCCCAGGAAGGGCGACATCGTCATGCTGTACTACCCGATCAACCCGGACAAGTCGTTCGTCAAGCGCGTGATTGCAGAGGAAGGCGACACCGTCCGCATCAGCGACGGCCGCGTGTACGTCAATGACGTGCGGCTCGACGACAGTTACGTCCCCTCGGAGTACCGCAGCCACGACGATTGGGGACCGCAGGTGATTGCCGAGGGGTACTACTTCGTGATGGGCGACCATCGGAACAACAGTTCCGACAGCCGCCACTGGGGTCTGGTGCCGAAGAAGTACATCATCGGCAAGGTGCAGGTGCGCTGGTGGCCCGTGCCTGCGGCGCGAGTGTTCTAG